The Campylobacter sp. CN_NE2 genome contains a region encoding:
- a CDS encoding TatD family hydrolase yields MIIDTHCHLDDDSYDGDFSEVLDRAKANGVSKIIIPGADINDLQKARNLAHANENIYFAVGVHPYHCNDFDLSILQTFANDEKCVAVGECGLDYYRLKSDFESDDEREQNKRLQKEVFLAQINLAAKLQKPLIVHIRDANEDSFEILKANSDKLVGGVLHCYNASRLLLSLKDYGFYFGIGGVLTFKNAKNLVEILPEIPLEKLLIETDAPYLTPEPFRGKRNEPSYTKFVAEKIANLLNLEISKVEEITTENALRLFSI; encoded by the coding sequence GGCAAACGGAGTTAGCAAAATCATAATTCCGGGTGCGGATATAAATGATTTGCAAAAAGCTAGAAATTTAGCTCATGCAAACGAAAATATCTACTTTGCCGTCGGCGTTCATCCGTATCATTGTAACGATTTTGATTTAAGCATTTTGCAGACTTTTGCAAACGACGAAAAGTGCGTTGCGGTAGGCGAATGTGGATTAGATTATTATAGACTTAAAAGTGATTTTGAAAGCGACGATGAAAGAGAGCAAAACAAAAGGCTTCAAAAGGAAGTTTTTTTAGCTCAGATAAATTTAGCGGCAAAACTGCAAAAACCGCTAATCGTCCATATTAGAGATGCAAACGAAGATAGCTTTGAAATTTTAAAAGCTAATAGTGATAAGTTGGTGGGCGGGGTGCTTCATTGTTACAATGCAAGCAGGTTGCTTCTTAGTTTAAAAGATTATGGTTTTTATTTCGGAATCGGTGGCGTTTTAACATTTAAAAATGCTAAAAATTTGGTTGAAATTTTGCCTGAGATTCCGCTTGAAAAACTCTTAATCGAAACCGATGCGCCGTATCTTACGCCTGAGCCTTTTAGGGGGAAAAGGAATGAGCCAAGTTATACTAAATTCGTTGCAGAGAAAATAGCAAATCTTTTGAATTTAGAAATTTCAAAAGTAGAAGAAATCACAACCGAAAATGCTCTTAGGCTGTTTTCGATTTAA
- a CDS encoding lytic transglycosylase domain-containing protein, translated as MRSFRCLLLVILCTCFAVAKPTISTINHDKVLKDFDIENNTTNKLLVYSIYKDIPKSDRDLFRKILKTKSHNAYLIKKELDELEAPEFLLYLAMVESQLSNKATSGVKAAGIWQFMPVTAKNFGLRIDKFVDERRDPRASTEAAFSYFSHLKKNFGKWYLALMAYNCGEGRLKKAIAKTGSDDLEALMSSGNLPKETSGFIKKIIRYSYIATSSDIRATLDFKNKPLGFKQIFVAPGTKLSSVAKSIGISANEMSNYNAHIKNGSAPSNGKYHFYIPENKLNLFVANYKNKKDDKFGVSGENYQTHLVAANENLKVIAQKWGVSVKDLKVANKLKSDKILVNQKIKIPQGADRLLSTKKYIVQNGDTLAGISKMFSVNINDLVAINDIKDGKIVVGDNIDIP; from the coding sequence ATGCGAAGTTTTAGGTGTCTGCTTTTAGTGATTTTATGCACCTGTTTTGCTGTTGCAAAACCGACAATTTCGACCATAAATCACGATAAAGTTTTAAAAGATTTCGACATAGAAAATAATACGACAAATAAATTGCTTGTTTATTCTATTTACAAAGATATACCAAAATCCGATAGAGATTTGTTTCGTAAAATTCTAAAAACAAAATCTCACAATGCTTATCTTATAAAAAAAGAGCTTGATGAGCTTGAAGCGCCTGAATTTTTGCTTTATCTTGCAATGGTTGAATCGCAACTATCAAACAAAGCAACTTCTGGTGTTAAGGCTGCCGGAATTTGGCAATTTATGCCTGTTACGGCTAAAAATTTTGGACTTAGGATTGATAAATTTGTAGATGAACGAAGAGATCCGCGAGCTTCAACTGAGGCTGCATTTTCGTATTTCTCACATCTAAAAAAGAATTTTGGAAAATGGTATTTGGCACTTATGGCGTATAATTGTGGCGAAGGAAGGCTAAAAAAGGCTATCGCAAAAACAGGGAGCGATGATTTGGAAGCTTTGATGAGTAGTGGAAATTTACCAAAAGAAACAAGCGGTTTTATTAAAAAAATCATAAGATACTCTTATATTGCTACAAGTAGCGATATTAGAGCTACACTAGATTTTAAAAACAAGCCATTGGGTTTTAAGCAAATTTTTGTAGCGCCCGGTACAAAACTATCAAGCGTGGCTAAATCAATCGGTATTTCTGCCAATGAAATGTCAAACTATAACGCTCATATCAAAAATGGCTCAGCCCCGTCAAATGGGAAATATCATTTTTATATCCCTGAAAACAAGCTAAATCTTTTTGTTGCAAACTATAAAAATAAAAAAGATGATAAATTTGGCGTTAGCGGAGAAAATTATCAAACACACTTGGTTGCGGCTAATGAAAATTTAAAAGTCATAGCTCAAAAATGGGGAGTTAGCGTAAAAGATTTAAAGGTAGCAAATAAATTAAAAAGCGATAAAATTTTAGTAAATCAAAAAATCAAAATTCCGCAAGGAGCCGACAGACTTTTAAGCACAAAAAAATATATCGTCCAAAACGGCGACACGCTTGCAGGAATTTCAAAAATGTTTTCTGTAAATATAAATGATTTGGTTGCTATAAACGATATAAAAGACGGTAAGATTGTAGTCGGAGATAACATTGACATACCGTAA
- a CDS encoding septal ring lytic transglycosylase RlpA family protein gives MTYRKFSIFLALFLIFGISGCSHKSTSHKTPTTKPSGSKTPATMRPYTINGKTYYPEHVSVGDTQKGIASWYGPNFHGKKTSNGERYDMHAMTAAHKTFPMNTMVKVTNTNTGENAVVRINDRGPFVSGRIIDLSKTAAQKLSVYANGTAPVKLEVVGFSGEMIAKNSPKATVIGGNFMVQIGAFRNANGANSYKSEFDNTSGYRTIVKEFELDGEPIYRVFLSGFKSEDEARDFAHGGPFSGAFIVRE, from the coding sequence TTGACATACCGTAAATTTAGCATTTTTTTGGCACTTTTTTTGATTTTTGGCATTAGTGGCTGTTCGCATAAAAGCACTTCGCATAAAACGCCGACTACAAAGCCAAGTGGTTCAAAAACTCCCGCTACCATGCGACCTTATACCATAAACGGCAAGACATATTATCCTGAGCATGTCAGCGTAGGAGATACACAAAAGGGCATTGCAAGTTGGTATGGTCCGAATTTTCACGGCAAAAAAACTAGCAACGGCGAAAGATATGACATGCATGCTATGACTGCTGCTCACAAGACCTTTCCTATGAATACTATGGTAAAAGTAACAAACACAAACACAGGCGAAAATGCCGTAGTTCGCATAAATGATCGTGGTCCGTTTGTAAGTGGCAGGATTATTGATTTAAGCAAAACAGCAGCACAAAAACTTAGCGTTTATGCTAACGGAACAGCTCCTGTTAAGCTCGAAGTTGTCGGATTTAGCGGAGAGATGATAGCAAAAAATTCGCCAAAGGCGACAGTGATCGGCGGAAATTTTATGGTGCAAATCGGAGCGTTTAGAAACGCAAATGGTGCAAATTCGTATAAGAGCGAATTTGATAATACTTCCGGTTACCGAACTATCGTAAAAGAGTTTGAGCTTGACGGAGAACCGATTTATAGGGTATTTTTAAGTGGATTTAAAAGCGAAGATGAAGCAAGAGATTTCGCTCATGGCGGTCCGTTTAGCGGCGCATTTATCGTAAGGGAATAA
- the hisB gene encoding imidazoleglycerol-phosphate dehydratase HisB — protein MISKKRTTKETDISLELEIYGSGKAEINTGIGFFDHMLTALCKHSLMDMKLVCKGDLEVDFHHSVEDCGIVLGEAIKEAIYPIQNVERYGDSVVVMDEAATSCAIDLSNRAFLVYEGLKTGKIGEFDAELIAEFFRALAFNAGITLHLINLRGENAHHIAEATFKAFAVAFRRAVAKNPRTGTPSTKGVL, from the coding sequence ATGATAAGCAAAAAAAGAACTACAAAAGAAACTGATATTAGCTTAGAGCTTGAAATTTATGGCTCAGGCAAGGCTGAGATTAACACAGGCATTGGCTTTTTTGACCACATGCTAACGGCTTTGTGTAAGCACTCGCTAATGGATATGAAGCTTGTTTGCAAGGGCGATTTGGAAGTGGATTTTCACCACAGCGTCGAAGATTGCGGGATTGTGCTAGGTGAAGCGATAAAAGAAGCGATTTATCCGATTCAAAATGTCGAGAGATACGGCGATAGCGTGGTTGTTATGGACGAAGCGGCAACTAGCTGTGCAATCGATCTTTCAAATAGAGCATTTTTGGTTTATGAAGGTCTAAAAACCGGCAAAATCGGCGAATTTGACGCCGAGTTGATAGCTGAGTTTTTTAGAGCCCTTGCGTTTAACGCTGGTATCACGCTACATCTCATAAATTTGCGTGGCGAAAACGCTCATCACATAGCAGAAGCCACATTTAAGGCATTTGCAGTGGCATTTAGAAGAGCAGTGGCTAAAAACCCACGCACAGGAACTCCAAGCACAAAAGGCGTATTGTAG
- a CDS encoding PstS family phosphate ABC transporter substrate-binding protein, whose product MKKSQILIIISLILAFLAFDLAFYHGITKRYKNSTNPEMQAKSIEISKFLPFDENSHIYKTKADLNLQGDLPVIDGAAALFPVFSAFVGAIYPKDRVEFDGENFSEKSRLKYTNTRGAYKAVADGTADIIFVAKPSKSQLEYAKSKGANLEFVPIGLEAFVFIVHKDNPVSNLSTAQIKEIYSGKITKWSQVGGANLYIDAVQRNEGSGSQSAMSAFMKDEKMKRNRLGFFGSAIGFSFRYYVESLVANGKVKMLSLNGIYPNKENVKNRSYPITAEIYAVYDKNNKNENIAKILEWILSPQGQEIIEQSGYVGIK is encoded by the coding sequence GTGAAAAAATCTCAAATTTTAATAATCATTTCGCTTATTTTAGCGTTTTTGGCGTTTGATTTGGCATTTTATCATGGCATTACCAAACGCTACAAAAACTCCACAAACCCCGAAATGCAGGCAAAATCAATCGAAATTAGCAAATTTTTGCCATTTGATGAAAATTCACACATTTACAAAACAAAAGCAGACTTAAATTTACAAGGCGACTTGCCCGTCATCGACGGAGCAGCGGCACTTTTCCCTGTGTTTTCAGCTTTTGTGGGTGCGATTTATCCAAAAGATAGAGTAGAATTTGACGGCGAAAATTTCAGCGAAAAAAGCAGACTAAAATACACAAACACTCGTGGTGCTTACAAGGCAGTGGCTGACGGCACGGCTGATATTATCTTTGTCGCAAAGCCCTCAAAATCGCAACTAGAATACGCCAAAAGCAAAGGAGCAAATTTAGAATTTGTCCCAATTGGGCTTGAAGCCTTTGTTTTTATCGTCCATAAAGATAATCCCGTATCAAATTTAAGCACCGCTCAAATCAAGGAAATTTATAGCGGAAAAATCACAAAATGGTCGCAGGTGGGTGGGGCAAATTTATATATCGATGCTGTGCAACGAAACGAAGGTAGCGGTTCGCAAAGTGCGATGAGTGCATTTATGAAAGATGAAAAAATGAAGCGAAACAGGCTTGGATTTTTTGGCTCAGCCATTGGCTTTTCGTTTCGCTACTATGTGGAGAGTTTGGTTGCAAACGGTAAGGTTAAAATGCTAAGCTTAAACGGAATTTACCCAAATAAAGAAAATGTAAAAAATCGCTCATATCCGATAACGGCTGAGATTTACGCAGTTTATGATAAAAACAATAAAAATGAAAATATCGCTAAAATTTTAGAGTGGATTTTGAGCCCACAAGGTCAAGAAATCATCGAGCAAAGCGGATATGTTGGGATAAAATAA
- a CDS encoding KdsC family phosphatase, protein MIEIIFLDVDGCLTDGGLYHSNSGEEMKKFNVKDGFGIQEWQRCGKKVAIITGKTSQIVANRAKELKIDIVFQGVKDKLAKATEILDELGLRFSQAAAIGDDLNDAKLLKAVGVSFKPKNALASLKTDITLNLNGGEGAVREMIEYLVDKNDMREVWNSKWL, encoded by the coding sequence ATGATAGAGATTATATTTTTAGATGTCGATGGTTGCTTGACGGACGGTGGTTTGTATCACTCAAACAGCGGCGAAGAGATGAAAAAATTTAATGTCAAAGACGGCTTTGGAATCCAAGAGTGGCAAAGATGTGGCAAAAAAGTCGCCATAATCACAGGCAAAACATCACAAATCGTCGCAAATAGGGCAAAAGAGCTAAAAATCGACATTGTTTTTCAAGGCGTAAAAGACAAACTCGCCAAAGCGACTGAAATTTTAGATGAACTTGGGCTTAGATTTTCACAGGCAGCCGCGATAGGCGATGATTTAAATGACGCAAAACTTTTAAAAGCAGTTGGTGTGAGTTTCAAACCAAAAAACGCTCTTGCTTCGCTTAAAACTGACATTACGCTAAATTTAAACGGCGGAGAAGGCGCTGTGCGAGAAATGATCGAATATTTAGTCGATAAAAACGATATGAGAGAAGTTTGGAATAGCAAGTGGTTATAA
- a CDS encoding LPS export ABC transporter periplasmic protein LptC — protein sequence MVIKIFYVAIAIFSVAMVFLSLQDPYLTEAFKKDNTIANMEMIGINDYEIGEKINLQITAKSGTRYKNYDEFMDFNGTHLEVDLNHTLSSKTAIRKGDILTFKGDANYQNSDNINYTSQEIIYNTKKKIVSSNVPFVMWQGEDRVGGKSIVYDINKKQTNAKGIHAWYQIKDQNSTN from the coding sequence GTGGTTATAAAAATTTTTTATGTGGCAATCGCCATTTTTAGCGTGGCAATGGTGTTTTTAAGTCTTCAAGATCCCTATTTAACGGAAGCTTTTAAAAAAGATAATACAATTGCAAATATGGAGATGATTGGCATAAATGATTATGAAATAGGAGAAAAAATAAATTTGCAAATCACAGCCAAAAGCGGAACTAGGTATAAAAATTATGACGAATTTATGGATTTTAACGGAACTCACTTAGAAGTCGATTTAAATCATACTCTTAGTTCAAAAACGGCTATCAGAAAGGGCGATATTTTGACCTTTAAAGGAGACGCAAACTACCAAAATAGCGACAATATAAACTATACTTCACAAGAAATCATTTACAATACAAAGAAAAAAATCGTTTCGAGCAATGTGCCGTTTGTTATGTGGCAAGGCGAAGATAGGGTCGGTGGAAAAAGCATTGTTTATGATATTAATAAAAAGCAGACAAACGCAAAAGGAATTCACGCATGGTATCAGATAAAAGATCAAAATTCTACAAACTAA
- the lptA gene encoding lipopolysaccharide transport periplasmic protein LptA, with the protein MVSDKRSKFYKLTAFLAVFALNLSAGEQVEVMADNFFADEVKQISHLSGNVTIKKGSYDTLKSDKLTITFDKNRQPTKYTATGNANFKILLNGKHYDGKGGMLTYTPESEIYTLENNAYLHETETKKQVYGDKIIVNRTKGTYEVKSGSGAEKKPIRLIFQVEDNK; encoded by the coding sequence ATGGTATCAGATAAAAGATCAAAATTCTACAAACTAACTGCCTTTTTGGCGGTTTTTGCACTAAATTTGAGTGCAGGCGAGCAAGTCGAAGTTATGGCGGATAATTTTTTTGCCGATGAAGTGAAGCAAATTAGCCATTTAAGCGGTAATGTTACTATAAAAAAAGGAAGTTACGATACGCTAAAATCGGATAAACTAACTATAACTTTTGATAAAAATAGACAGCCTACAAAATACACAGCCACAGGAAATGCAAATTTTAAAATTTTGCTAAACGGCAAACACTACGACGGCAAAGGCGGAATGCTAACTTATACGCCAGAAAGCGAAATTTACACCCTTGAAAATAACGCATATTTACATGAAACTGAAACAAAAAAACAAGTTTATGGCGATAAGATTATCGTAAATCGCACAAAAGGCACTTACGAAGTAAAAAGTGGTTCAGGTGCGGAGAAAAAGCCGATTCGTTTGATTTTTCAAGTCGAGGATAATAAGTGA
- the yihA gene encoding ribosome biogenesis GTP-binding protein YihA/YsxC, whose product MIKVCGAKFITSASGLSDSPDFGKSEVAFLGRSNVGKSSFINALVGQKSLAKSSSTPGKTQLVNFFEAEFIENLGENSEKFSLIFVDLPGFGYAKVSKKMHGIWQKNLDEFIKERKNIKLFVHLIDSRQFDLQIDLNLQDYLKSFLRNDQKIIKFYTKSDKLNQSEKAKVLKFDNEAKFISVSKNFGIENARQSIIKGVFGL is encoded by the coding sequence GTGATAAAGGTTTGCGGGGCTAAATTTATCACTTCTGCTAGTGGGCTTAGCGATAGCCCTGATTTTGGCAAAAGCGAAGTTGCCTTTTTAGGGCGGAGCAATGTCGGAAAAAGTAGCTTTATAAACGCCCTTGTGGGTCAAAAAAGCTTAGCAAAATCAAGCTCAACGCCCGGAAAAACGCAACTTGTAAATTTTTTCGAAGCCGAATTTATTGAGAATTTGGGCGAAAATAGTGAAAAATTTTCGCTTATTTTTGTCGATTTGCCCGGTTTTGGCTATGCAAAAGTTTCAAAAAAAATGCACGGAATTTGGCAAAAAAACTTGGACGAATTTATTAAAGAACGCAAAAATATAAAGCTTTTTGTGCATTTAATCGACTCTCGCCAGTTTGATTTACAAATCGATTTAAATTTGCAAGATTATCTAAAAAGTTTTTTGCGAAACGATCAAAAAATCATAAAATTTTACACAAAAAGTGATAAATTAAATCAAAGCGAAAAAGCCAAAGTTTTAAAATTTGATAACGAAGCAAAATTTATCTCAGTTTCAAAAAATTTTGGCATAGAAAACGCTAGACAAAGCATTATAAAAGGGGTTTTTGGTTTATGA
- a CDS encoding N-acetyltransferase: MIELKKARLCDIESMQNLVKDEVESGVLLPRSDEEIATNIRSYTLAFRDGELAGFASLKIFNANLAEVRSLVVSPNFRKQGIGAKIVEELIKEAEFYGLKQVFALTYQKGFFEKLGFKEISKEELPAQKIWADCIKCKKFPVCNEIAVIYTL; this comes from the coding sequence ATGATAGAGTTAAAAAAAGCTAGACTTTGCGATATTGAAAGTATGCAAAATTTAGTAAAAGATGAGGTCGAAAGCGGGGTGCTTTTACCAAGAAGCGACGAAGAGATTGCGACAAATATTCGTTCTTATACTCTTGCTTTTCGTGACGGAGAACTAGCGGGTTTTGCGTCTTTGAAAATTTTTAATGCGAATTTAGCCGAAGTGCGAAGTTTGGTTGTATCGCCGAATTTTCGTAAGCAAGGCATAGGCGCAAAAATAGTAGAAGAACTTATCAAAGAAGCCGAATTTTACGGCTTAAAGCAGGTTTTTGCTCTAACTTATCAAAAAGGTTTTTTTGAGAAATTGGGCTTTAAAGAAATTTCAAAAGAAGAGCTTCCAGCTCAGAAAATTTGGGCAGATTGTATAAAATGCAAAAAATTTCCGGTATGCAACGAAATCGCAGTAATCTATACGCTATAA
- the mrdA gene encoding penicillin-binding protein 2 — MRLKLVFSFILIFWAMLLVRIYYLSIKSNEYYEEIAEQNVVKSELIAPVRGQILDTKGTPLAINRLGFSIWLAPHLKMGSELEEEISVLTEIFSELNATQIKKDYQKQNSPYNQNFIKVVEFLDYNETVKHFATLNLRDKLKIEPNSQRLYPQNSLASHVIGYVGRANSKDIEKNYMSRLTGYVGRSGVEGYYNGILQGSIGERKTKVTALNKVVEEISFVPPSSSDIELTIDIQLQKHLREIFKKDAGVAIVMDIKDGAILAAGSFPEYDLNQFVTGISAENWNELINDLSHPFTNKLVNGLYPPGSVIKMAIGMSFINSGKIAENWAPHCSGVMELGGRKFRCWKGWGHGKVNLNDAIRESCDVYFYEGSLIVGIDYMASYLDRMGFGRKTNVDLPNEFVGTVPNKAWKMQKFKRPWYQGETVNASIGQGDILITPMQMAKHTAELASGHGLTPHFLKSIEGEKIEFAPKELFTPTEMLQLPMIRKAMFEVANHEKGTATKVLQGIVVPIAAKTGTAQVVGISQTEKTRMKEADMEYYQRSHAWMTTFGPYEKPQYAVTVLVEHGGGGGSAAGPKVKQIYEKLVELGYIKIPEPTEKSDKKVQKRKNN; from the coding sequence ATGAGATTAAAATTGGTTTTTTCGTTTATTCTCATATTTTGGGCTATGCTTTTGGTGCGAATTTACTATCTTTCTATCAAATCAAATGAATATTACGAAGAAATCGCCGAACAAAATGTGGTAAAAAGCGAACTCATCGCTCCTGTTAGAGGGCAAATTTTAGATACCAAAGGCACACCATTAGCCATAAATAGGCTTGGATTTTCGATTTGGCTTGCCCCACATTTGAAAATGGGTAGCGAATTAGAAGAAGAAATTTCAGTTTTAACGGAAATTTTTTCAGAACTAAATGCTACGCAGATAAAAAAAGATTATCAAAAACAAAATTCGCCTTACAATCAAAATTTTATAAAAGTTGTCGAATTTTTGGATTATAACGAAACCGTAAAACATTTTGCCACGCTAAATTTAAGAGATAAATTAAAAATCGAGCCAAACTCTCAAAGGCTTTATCCGCAAAATTCCCTTGCTTCGCATGTCATCGGCTATGTGGGTCGTGCAAATTCGAAAGATATAGAAAAAAACTATATGTCGCGTTTAACGGGATATGTCGGCAGAAGCGGCGTGGAAGGGTATTATAACGGAATTTTGCAAGGCAGTATCGGTGAGCGAAAAACAAAAGTTACAGCCCTAAATAAAGTCGTCGAAGAAATTTCATTTGTGCCGCCTAGCAGTAGTGATATAGAGCTTACTATTGATATTCAGTTGCAAAAACACCTGCGTGAAATTTTTAAAAAAGACGCAGGAGTCGCCATAGTCATGGATATAAAAGACGGAGCGATACTAGCGGCGGGAAGCTTTCCTGAATATGATTTAAATCAGTTTGTAACGGGCATTAGCGCTGAAAATTGGAACGAGCTTATAAACGATTTGAGCCACCCATTTACAAATAAGCTTGTAAATGGGCTTTATCCGCCAGGTTCAGTTATAAAAATGGCGATTGGAATGTCGTTTATAAATTCGGGCAAAATCGCCGAAAATTGGGCGCCACATTGTAGCGGTGTAATGGAGCTTGGCGGGCGTAAATTTCGTTGTTGGAAAGGCTGGGGTCACGGCAAGGTAAATTTAAACGATGCCATTAGAGAGAGTTGCGATGTCTATTTTTATGAAGGAAGTTTGATTGTGGGCATTGATTATATGGCGAGTTATCTTGATAGAATGGGCTTTGGTCGCAAAACAAATGTCGATTTGCCGAACGAATTTGTAGGTACCGTGCCAAATAAAGCATGGAAAATGCAAAAATTTAAGCGCCCGTGGTATCAAGGCGAAACCGTAAATGCCTCAATCGGGCAGGGCGATATTTTGATTACACCTATGCAAATGGCAAAACACACAGCCGAACTAGCTTCGGGGCATGGCTTGACGCCGCATTTTTTAAAAAGTATCGAAGGCGAAAAAATAGAATTTGCCCCAAAAGAGCTTTTTACGCCGACAGAAATGTTGCAACTACCGATGATAAGAAAGGCTATGTTTGAAGTTGCAAATCACGAAAAAGGCACTGCAACAAAGGTTTTGCAAGGTATCGTTGTGCCGATTGCAGCTAAAACAGGCACGGCTCAGGTCGTAGGAATTTCGCAAACGGAAAAAACTCGCATGAAGGAAGCCGATATGGAGTATTATCAACGCTCACACGCATGGATGACGACATTTGGACCTTATGAAAAACCACAATATGCAGTAACCGTGCTAGTCGAGCATGGCGGCGGCGGCGGAAGTGCAGCCGGTCCAAAAGTAAAGCAAATTTATGAAAAACTTGTTGAGCTTGGTTACATAAAAATCCCTGAACCTACGGAAAAATCGGATAAAAAAGTGCAGAAAAGAAAAAATAATTAA
- a CDS encoding cobalamin-independent methionine synthase II family protein, producing MKAFSTSLMGSMPRSQELLLARKKQILGKISKSEVDNILQKETEKVVRLQEKFDIDFITSGELNRDNYLSFVSEKIAGAKLMSMSEMLDFMPQKQRFEDMLEILDVPALAIKNAVCVGKVKRKNPLVLGEMKLVKKFTNRPLKATLPGIYLLTRSMWLGELSSHFYDDKESLSVDVLEILKAEIDDLAEFGVDLVQFDEPVLTEILFSKEQTRSFMCAALSEKKNYEEELEFASNLIENLIKYAKSKNIKTALHVCRGNWSKDESILLKGSYDGLLKLFEKSGCEIFMLEFATPRAGEIQTLFKNEFMRNHATIGLGVINPRNDKIESVDEIVQRAENLLKFIPKNRILLNPDCGFATFANRTLNSYDIIKAKLNALNNAKIALREKYGI from the coding sequence ATGAAAGCTTTTTCAACTTCGCTAATGGGGTCAATGCCACGCTCACAAGAGCTTTTACTTGCACGAAAAAAGCAAATTTTGGGTAAAATTTCAAAAAGCGAAGTTGATAATATTTTGCAAAAAGAGACTGAAAAAGTCGTTCGTTTGCAAGAAAAATTTGACATTGATTTTATCACAAGCGGTGAGCTTAATAGGGATAATTACCTTTCATTTGTAAGCGAAAAAATAGCTGGTGCAAAGCTAATGAGTATGAGCGAAATGCTTGATTTTATGCCACAAAAACAGCGTTTTGAAGATATGCTTGAAATTTTAGATGTCCCTGCTCTTGCCATTAAAAACGCCGTTTGTGTCGGCAAAGTAAAACGAAAAAACCCGCTTGTGCTGGGTGAAATGAAGCTAGTTAAAAAATTTACAAATCGCCCTTTAAAGGCCACTTTGCCGGGCATTTATCTGCTAACTCGCTCGATGTGGCTTGGCGAACTTTCATCGCATTTTTATGACGATAAAGAAAGCCTAAGCGTAGATGTTTTGGAAATTTTAAAAGCCGAAATCGATGATTTGGCTGAATTTGGTGTTGATTTGGTGCAGTTTGACGAGCCTGTGCTAACCGAAATTCTCTTTTCAAAAGAGCAGACAAGATCGTTTATGTGTGCTGCACTTAGCGAGAAAAAAAACTATGAAGAAGAGCTAGAATTTGCTTCAAATTTGATAGAAAACTTAATAAAATATGCAAAAAGCAAAAATATCAAAACAGCTTTGCATGTTTGTAGGGGAAATTGGAGTAAGGATGAAAGTATTTTACTAAAAGGCTCTTATGACGGGCTTTTAAAGCTTTTTGAAAAATCAGGCTGTGAAATTTTTATGCTTGAATTTGCAACACCAAGAGCCGGGGAAATCCAAACGCTTTTTAAAAATGAATTTATGCGAAATCACGCTACTATCGGACTTGGCGTGATAAATCCTAGAAATGATAAAATCGAAAGCGTAGATGAAATCGTGCAAAGGGCAGAAAATTTGCTTAAATTTATCCCTAAAAATCGCATTTTGCTAAATCCTGATTGTGGTTTTGCCACTTTTGCAAATAGAACGCTAAATTCTTACGATATAATCAAAGCTAAACTAAACGCACTAAATAACGCTAAAATCGCACTTAGAGAAAAATATGGAATTTGA